In Mesorhizobium sp. INR15, a genomic segment contains:
- a CDS encoding GNAT family N-acetyltransferase gives MTAHDGWKAIRRRYETAFKKGGAYGWIVTHGERDIAYVVCAMQPMQWSATFQQPTSLWKVLTFFVRPEYRGIGIGRNLFTAMEERISRFGMSARLAGVTAGNDTGIRFLSKRGFKAAWLTMVRFGPSEEPVRFHGKHHIEVAGVDLVTSLKPLWLELHHHHQLVSPNLGPYVEDVPSWSVIRGLLEKGAREGLLLVARAGSRIVGLASAAIHEGGEDFGLSDKWETGKRVAETKFLIVSPDHRGQHVGAALLDRVDEIVTRHGAVDQVIGAVAQNSSAIRFYESRGFRQAWLEYVKW, from the coding sequence GTGACGGCTCATGACGGTTGGAAAGCAATTCGCCGCCGATACGAAACAGCATTCAAGAAAGGGGGCGCTTACGGCTGGATAGTCACCCACGGCGAGCGCGATATTGCCTATGTTGTTTGTGCAATGCAGCCCATGCAATGGTCGGCAACATTCCAGCAGCCGACCAGCCTGTGGAAGGTGCTCACCTTCTTCGTGCGGCCAGAATACCGTGGGATAGGGATAGGCCGCAACCTGTTCACCGCCATGGAAGAGAGAATTTCAAGATTTGGCATGTCGGCCAGACTGGCAGGTGTTACTGCGGGAAATGATACTGGTATCCGTTTCCTTTCAAAACGGGGTTTCAAAGCCGCCTGGTTGACTATGGTCCGCTTCGGACCAAGTGAAGAGCCCGTCCGATTTCACGGAAAGCACCATATTGAGGTTGCTGGCGTCGATTTGGTGACCTCACTCAAGCCGCTGTGGTTGGAGTTGCACCATCATCACCAGCTCGTTTCGCCGAACCTCGGCCCTTATGTTGAAGATGTACCTTCCTGGTCTGTGATTCGTGGATTGTTGGAGAAAGGCGCAAGGGAAGGTCTTTTGTTAGTGGCCCGTGCGGGCTCGAGAATCGTCGGCCTTGCCTCTGCCGCAATTCATGAAGGTGGCGAGGACTTTGGGCTTTCGGACAAATGGGAAACCGGAAAGCGTGTCGCAGAGACAAAATTTCTGATCGTATCGCCCGACCACCGTGGACAACATGTCGGCGCAGCGCTTCTGGACCGCGTGGACGAGATTGTCACCAGGCATGGTGCGGTCGATCAAGTCATCGGGGCGGTAGCACAAA
- a CDS encoding helix-turn-helix domain-containing protein yields the protein MLRRQFRNRPLAADRLKRNLGLEIGRKPSACLHTGSSSSSGDPPYAPVSKSGTTSKTLLEVSDLHMSEIGFRCGFTNAEHFSRAFKRQTGQTPTEFRNASRALNPHASRRFMMG from the coding sequence CCAGTTCAGAAATCGTCCGCTCGCCGCGGATCGCCTCAAGCGCAACCTTGGCCTTGAAATCGGCCGTAAACCGTCTGCGTGTCTTCATACTGGATCGTCCTCTTCATCGGGCGATCCACCTTATGCCCCTGTCTCAAAATCCGGCACCACCTCAAAGACGCTGCTTGAGGTTAGCGACTTGCATATGAGCGAGATAGGGTTTCGCTGTGGCTTCACCAATGCTGAACACTTTAGCCGGGCCTTCAAGCGCCAAACAGGTCAGACACCTACGGAATTCAGAAACGCCTCCCGCGCTTTAAATCCACATGCGTCAAGACGGTTTATGATGGGTTAG